A single region of the Geobacillus subterraneus genome encodes:
- the lysA gene encoding diaminopimelate decarboxylase has product MFFHGTSRVNEKGHLEIGGVDTVELAEMYGTPLYIYDVALIRARARAFKEAFRRHGVRAQVAYASKAFSSIAIVQLAAEEGLSLDVVSGGELYTAIAAGFPSERIHFHGNNKSRDELEMALKHGVGCIVADNFYELELIEQLAVPSGRAVPVLLRVTPGVEAHTHDYILTGQEDSKFGFDLNNGQADEAFRRVMGSPAFQLLGVHCHIGSQIFETAGFVLAAQKVFTKMAEWNKEHGFVPSVINLGGGFGIRYTEEDDPIPVSAYVDCIVEEVKKQAEAHRLPLPEIWIEPGRSLVGDAGTTIYTIGSRKDVPNVRTYIAVDGGMSDNIRPALYGAKYEAVIANRVLGERTETVSIAGKCCESGDMLIWDLALPEAKPGDYLAVFCTGAYGYSMANNYNRLPRPAVVFVENGDAQLVVKRETYEDLIQHDLPFKAKVRK; this is encoded by the coding sequence ATGTTTTTTCATGGGACGAGCCGCGTCAATGAAAAAGGGCATTTGGAAATCGGCGGCGTCGACACGGTCGAGTTGGCCGAGATGTACGGCACGCCGCTTTATATTTATGACGTTGCGTTGATCCGCGCGCGGGCGCGCGCGTTTAAAGAAGCGTTCCGCCGCCATGGCGTGCGGGCGCAAGTGGCTTACGCGAGCAAGGCGTTTTCTTCGATTGCCATAGTGCAGCTCGCCGCTGAGGAAGGGCTGTCGCTTGACGTCGTGTCGGGCGGGGAGCTGTATACGGCGATCGCTGCCGGATTTCCGTCGGAGCGCATCCATTTCCATGGCAACAATAAAAGCCGGGACGAGCTGGAGATGGCGCTCAAACATGGCGTCGGCTGCATCGTCGCTGACAACTTTTACGAGCTCGAGCTCATTGAACAACTGGCCGTTCCTTCCGGCCGGGCGGTCCCGGTGTTGCTCCGCGTCACGCCGGGCGTCGAGGCGCATACGCACGATTATATTTTAACGGGTCAGGAAGACTCAAAGTTTGGCTTTGACTTAAACAACGGCCAGGCGGATGAGGCGTTCCGCCGTGTGATGGGATCGCCGGCGTTTCAGCTGCTTGGCGTTCACTGCCATATCGGTTCGCAAATTTTTGAAACGGCCGGTTTTGTGCTTGCTGCACAAAAAGTGTTCACAAAGATGGCGGAATGGAACAAGGAGCACGGGTTTGTCCCTTCGGTCATCAACCTTGGCGGCGGCTTTGGCATCCGCTATACGGAGGAGGACGATCCTATTCCGGTGTCAGCGTACGTCGATTGCATCGTCGAGGAAGTGAAAAAGCAGGCTGAAGCGCATCGGCTTCCGCTGCCGGAAATTTGGATCGAGCCGGGCCGTTCGCTCGTCGGCGATGCGGGGACGACGATTTATACGATCGGCTCTCGCAAAGACGTGCCGAATGTCCGCACATATATCGCGGTCGACGGTGGAATGAGCGACAACATTCGTCCAGCGCTGTACGGGGCGAAATACGAAGCGGTGATCGCCAACCGGGTGCTAGGCGAGCGAACAGAAACCGTGTCAATCGCCGGGAAGTGCTGCGAGTCGGGCGATATGCTCATTTGGGATCTCGCGCTGCCCGAGGCGAAGCCAGGCGATTATTTGGCCGTCTTTTGCACCGGCGCCTACGGCTATTCGATGGCGAACAACTACAACCGTCTGCCGCGCCCGGCAGTTGTCTTTGTCGAAAATGGCGACGCCCAGCTCGTTGTCAAACGGGAAACATATGAAGATTTAATCCAGCACGATTTGCCGTTCAAGGCGAAGGTGAGAAAATAA
- a CDS encoding DUF1002 domain-containing protein: protein MKRTIASSLLAVMLLAFPAMATADAAPGDVIVTLGENLTDEQKQKVLEEMKAPDGAQTVTVSNAEEHKYLDGLIPKAQIGTRAISSSMITIGEPGSGLNVETHNITWVTKEMYTNALITAGVKDADIYVTAPFPVSGTAALTGLMKAYEISSDQAIPDAVKKVANEEMVQTAKLADSIGPDKAVALLAKIKEEIANNPPQTDADLRALIERIANDLGITLSENEINSLISLFHKMQNVDINWDQVNDQLSKAKEQLSAFLQSEEGKTFIQHVVDILKEIWNAIKSAFSSSQ, encoded by the coding sequence GTGAAACGAACGATCGCTTCATCGCTGCTGGCGGTCATGCTGCTGGCATTTCCGGCCATGGCGACGGCCGATGCCGCACCGGGCGACGTCATTGTAACGCTCGGGGAAAACTTGACAGACGAGCAAAAGCAAAAAGTGCTCGAAGAAATGAAAGCGCCGGACGGGGCACAGACGGTTACCGTCTCAAACGCTGAAGAGCATAAATATTTGGATGGGCTCATCCCGAAAGCGCAAATCGGTACGCGCGCCATCTCATCGTCGATGATTACGATCGGCGAACCGGGCTCCGGACTGAATGTCGAGACGCATAACATCACATGGGTGACGAAAGAAATGTATACGAACGCCTTAATTACCGCCGGGGTGAAAGACGCCGACATTTACGTCACCGCCCCGTTCCCGGTGTCGGGCACCGCCGCGCTGACCGGGCTAATGAAGGCGTACGAAATTTCCTCTGACCAAGCCATTCCGGATGCTGTGAAAAAAGTGGCGAACGAAGAAATGGTGCAAACGGCGAAGCTGGCCGACTCGATCGGTCCGGACAAGGCGGTCGCCTTGCTGGCGAAAATCAAAGAAGAAATCGCCAACAATCCGCCGCAAACGGACGCCGATTTGCGCGCCTTGATTGAACGAATCGCCAACGACCTTGGCATTACGCTAAGCGAAAACGAAATCAACAGCCTCATTTCCCTCTTCCACAAAATGCAAAACGTGGATATCAACTGGGATCAAGTCAATGACCAGCTCAGCAAAGCAAAAGAACAACTGTCGGCATTTTTGCAGTCGGAAGAAGGAAAAACGTTCATCCAACATGTTGTTGACATTCTAAAAGAGATTTGGAATGCCATCAAATCAGCGTTCTCCTCGAGCCAATAA
- a CDS encoding CBO0543 family protein, which produces MLLMAVTVIVFLVLFIIMPKQLSVLEMYTTSLFAICLGLSADLFLDLKYHLYGYFYPGVDGLAYLFMTFVYAIVNLLFLNVYPLRQPVWKQAAYIGGWSLFSVLYEIAALRTGLLYYRGWKLSYSAALYPLLFLILRIHFLLVRRLAAKAERRFDRKTGGRTV; this is translated from the coding sequence ATGTTGTTGATGGCGGTAACCGTGATTGTATTTCTCGTTTTGTTTATCATCATGCCAAAACAGCTTTCAGTGCTTGAAATGTACACGACCTCGCTGTTTGCCATCTGTCTCGGCCTCTCTGCCGATTTATTTCTCGATCTCAAATACCATTTATACGGCTATTTTTATCCCGGGGTTGACGGGCTGGCATATTTGTTTATGACTTTTGTTTACGCCATCGTCAATCTTCTGTTTTTAAACGTTTACCCGCTGCGGCAGCCGGTTTGGAAGCAAGCCGCCTATATCGGCGGGTGGTCGCTCTTTTCCGTTCTCTATGAAATTGCCGCGCTGCGGACGGGGCTGCTGTACTACCGCGGCTGGAAGCTTTCCTACTCAGCGGCTTTGTACCCGCTTTTGTTCCTTATTTTGCGGATTCACTTTCTCCTTGTGCGCCGTCTGGCGGCGAAGGCGGAACGCCGTTTCGATAGAAAAACAGGCGGGCGTACGGTATAA
- a CDS encoding peptidylprolyl isomerase, which translates to MAKKGYILMENGGKIEFELFPNEAPVTVANFEKLANEGFYNGLTFHRVIPGFVSQGGCPRGNGTGDAGYTIPCETDNNPHRHVTGAISMAHRGRDTGSCQFFIVHEPQPHLDGVHTVFGQVTSGMDIVKAMKNGDVMKEVKVVDEP; encoded by the coding sequence ATGGCGAAAAAAGGTTATATTTTGATGGAAAATGGCGGGAAAATTGAATTTGAACTGTTTCCGAATGAGGCGCCGGTGACGGTGGCTAACTTTGAAAAATTAGCGAACGAAGGATTTTATAACGGGCTGACGTTCCACCGTGTCATCCCCGGGTTTGTCAGCCAAGGCGGCTGCCCGCGCGGCAACGGTACGGGCGATGCCGGCTATACGATTCCGTGCGAGACGGACAACAATCCGCACCGGCATGTCACCGGGGCGATTTCGATGGCGCACCGCGGCCGCGATACCGGCAGCTGCCAGTTTTTCATCGTCCATGAACCACAGCCGCACCTAGATGGGGTGCATACCGTCTTTGGCCAAGTAACGTCCGGGATGGACATCGTCAAGGCGATGAAAAACGGCGATGTGATGAAGGAAGTGAAAGTGGTTGACGAACCGTAA
- the ribD gene encoding bifunctional diaminohydroxyphosphoribosylaminopyrimidine deaminase/5-amino-6-(5-phosphoribosylamino)uracil reductase RibD, with amino-acid sequence MYNDEYYMRLALDVAKAGIGQTSPNPAVGAVVVNGGMIVGLGAHLKAGEPHAEVHAIRMAGEKARGATVYVTLEPCSHYGKTPPCADLLIEAGVRRVVVATTDPNPLVAGKGIDKLRRAGIDVDVGILKEEADELNRMFFHYIVTKTPFVTIKYACSLDGKIATATGESKWITSNAAREDVHRLRAQHDAILVGVNTVMADNPKLTVRIGEQRKNPLRIILDTNLHTPLDAHVVADKEAETWIITGNGVGREKMKAYERLGVRIVPMASARVDVGDVLRLLGEQRVTSLFVEGGSRVHDSFLRTGAVNEVVAYMAPKLIGGREAPTPIGGFGFSRLAEAMELDIRRVETVGPDIKIVAVPKRRGRA; translated from the coding sequence GTGTACAACGATGAATATTACATGCGGTTGGCGCTTGATGTAGCTAAGGCTGGGATTGGTCAAACGTCCCCCAATCCTGCTGTCGGCGCTGTCGTCGTGAACGGCGGCATGATTGTCGGACTCGGCGCCCACTTAAAGGCGGGGGAGCCGCACGCCGAGGTGCATGCGATTCGCATGGCCGGCGAAAAGGCGCGCGGGGCCACAGTATATGTGACGCTTGAGCCGTGCAGCCATTACGGCAAAACGCCGCCATGCGCCGATTTGCTCATCGAAGCCGGCGTCCGCCGCGTCGTCGTGGCGACGACCGACCCGAATCCGCTTGTCGCCGGAAAAGGAATTGACAAGCTGCGCCGGGCGGGCATTGACGTGGATGTCGGAATATTAAAAGAAGAAGCGGATGAGTTAAACCGCATGTTTTTCCATTATATTGTGACGAAAACGCCATTTGTGACGATCAAGTATGCGTGCAGCCTCGACGGCAAAATTGCGACGGCGACAGGGGAAAGCAAATGGATCACATCGAACGCGGCGCGTGAGGATGTCCATCGTCTCCGCGCCCAGCATGACGCCATTTTAGTCGGCGTCAACACCGTGATGGCCGACAACCCGAAGCTCACCGTTCGCATCGGGGAACAGCGGAAAAACCCGCTGCGGATCATTTTGGATACAAACTTGCATACGCCGCTTGATGCCCATGTTGTTGCCGACAAGGAAGCGGAAACGTGGATCATCACCGGCAACGGCGTCGGCCGGGAAAAGATGAAGGCGTATGAGCGGCTTGGGGTGCGCATCGTGCCGATGGCGAGCGCGCGCGTTGATGTGGGCGATGTGCTCCGCCTGCTTGGCGAGCAGCGCGTCACGTCATTGTTTGTCGAGGGCGGCTCGCGGGTTCATGACAGCTTTCTTCGCACTGGGGCGGTCAATGAAGTCGTCGCCTATATGGCTCCGAAACTCATCGGCGGCCGCGAAGCGCCAACGCCCATCGGCGGTTTTGGCTTCTCGCGTCTCGCCGAGGCGATGGAGCTTGACATCCGGCGGGTGGAAACGGTCGGTCCGGATATCAAAATCGTCGCTGTACCGAAAAGAAGGGGGAGAGCATGA
- the ribE gene encoding riboflavin synthase: MFTGIIEEIGAIEQMRQTGDAIVMTIGARRVLEDVQLGDSIAVNGVCLTVTSFTDRQFTVDVMPETVKATALCTLKPGAKVNLERAMAAGGRFGGHFVTGHVDGVGRIVRQWPKANAVYYEIEVPPSLRSYMIEKGSVAVDGTSLTIFGLSERTFTISLIPHTREATILGEKRPGDLVNIECDMIGKYVAAFLAAKETPPSGLTIGFLEQHGYK; the protein is encoded by the coding sequence ATGTTTACCGGTATTATTGAAGAAATCGGCGCGATTGAACAAATGAGGCAAACGGGCGACGCCATTGTGATGACGATTGGCGCCAGGCGGGTGCTTGAAGACGTCCAGCTCGGCGATAGCATCGCCGTCAACGGCGTCTGCCTGACCGTCACTTCATTTACGGATCGGCAGTTTACGGTTGATGTCATGCCGGAGACAGTGAAGGCAACAGCGTTGTGCACATTAAAGCCGGGGGCGAAGGTGAACCTAGAGCGGGCGATGGCGGCCGGCGGTCGGTTTGGTGGCCATTTCGTTACCGGACATGTCGATGGCGTCGGACGCATCGTCCGGCAATGGCCGAAGGCGAACGCCGTCTATTATGAAATCGAAGTCCCGCCCTCACTGCGTTCATATATGATTGAGAAAGGGTCGGTGGCCGTCGATGGGACGAGCCTGACGATTTTCGGCTTGAGCGAGCGCACGTTTACCATTTCGCTCATTCCGCATACGCGGGAGGCGACGATTTTAGGCGAAAAACGGCCCGGCGACCTCGTCAATATTGAGTGCGATATGATCGGCAAATACGTCGCCGCCTTTCTCGCAGCGAAAGAAACGCCGCCTTCCGGATTGACGATTGGGTTTTTGGAGCAGCACGGCTATAAATGA